A genomic stretch from Carassius auratus strain Wakin chromosome 35, ASM336829v1, whole genome shotgun sequence includes:
- the LOC113054424 gene encoding C2 domain-containing protein 2-like isoform X2 gives MSSTEGVFSWVGDWQWLCMVTLFLASVVTLIIYLVLYFSNQPPVEKTHLSRVDSEEADGILCWVLSLKNWKSQWRRAWLRSLSEEARRSQSGIQLTFEEDGVQSSELAVDQVSSFTKTPGQKNVLCQVVGNKLQFSLSALPSSASSETPLRYSVKISPLRLQLALRMKEVNEEVEISWRVLHLNSVDLQLTPSFMQGDCESLSEAAVKDMLRQVLSRTQASVTLSSRSADSAEVQEVRNKTSQVTLPPKPPRAHEWKLLVKNIRVTCKQEDGAAGGMDPQCILQLDDPPQKITSSVLTNTCTPAWDQPFIFELSGRSKELNIQVLDNGKPRETALLGQVSVPFDLVKKHPKGQQTFSLMVKDQVTGSLTTEFTYLEPSEVRSWQTPTPAPTKRVEMDRTVMPCGTIVTTVTAVRSKPGRPLAPESRSPSKNKLAERRVSEQTSLLGAKVSKALSSSDTELLILNGTDPVAEAAIRQLHESAKQKLKSPVKKSTIIISGVAKAPLTQDEEMSLMAGYAAAMDASMSEASEGTSSEVFPSETVAEPSVLEPMESLAGANGTDHMEDWESQAGEDPDEDKTSLSLCISETDSKKEKGSFLHKSAKLFFRRRHQRKEPGMSQSHNDLQYLEHPEAAMMGDREKRTATFRRIINRKLLPRSKSKANGTVREPPT, from the exons ATGTCGTCTACGGAGGGTGTTTTCTCCTGGGTGGGTGACTGGCAGTGGCTCTGCATGGTCACTCTCTTTCTGGCCTCTGTTGTCACTTTGATTATATACTTGGTGCTGTATTTTTCAAACCAACCTCCTGTTGAGAAAACACATCTCAGTCGTGTGGATTCAGAGGAGGCTGATGGGATTTTATGCTGGGTGCTCTCTCTGAAAAACTGGAAGAGTCAGTGGAGACGAGCTTGGTTAAGGAGCCTCAGTGAAGAAGCTAGGAGATCACAG AGCGGGATTCAGCTAACATTTGAAGAAGATGGTGTTCAGTCATCAGAACTGGCTGTGGACCAGGTTTCAAGCTTTACAAAAACACCCGGTCAAAAG AATGTCCTGTGTCAGGTGGTCGGAAACAAGCTGCAGTTTTCTCTCAGTGCTTTACCGAGCTCAGCGTCTTCAGAAACCCCCTTGAGATACAGTGTGAAGATATCTCCGCTTCGTCTCCAG CTGGCCCTACGGATGAAAGAAGTGAACGAGGAGGTGGAGATTTCCTGGAGGGTGCTTCACCTGAACTCTGTAGATTTGCAGCTGACGCCAAGTTTTATGCAG GGAGATTGTGAAAGTCTAAGTGAAGCCGCTGTGAAAGACATGCTCAGACAGGTCTTGAGTCGAACTCAAGCATCCGTTACTTTGAGCAGCCGCTCTGCAGATTCTGCAGAAGTCCAG GAAGTAAGGAACAAGACCTCGCAGGTGACCTTACCCCCAAAGCCCCCGCGAGCTCATGAGTGGAAACTATTAGTGAAGAACATCCGGGTCACATGCAAACAGGAGGATGGTGCTGCAG GCGGCATGGATCCCCAGTGTATCCTCCAATTGGATGATCCTCCTCAGAAGATCACCAGTTCAGTCTTGACTAACACATGCACCCCAGCCTGGGACCAGCCCTTTATATT TGAGCTTAGCGGACGGTCAAAAGAGCTGAATATTCAGGTTTTGGATAACGGCAAGCCTCGGGAGA CTGCTTTGTTAGGGCAGGTATCTGTGCCTTTTGATCTAGTGAAGAAACACCCCAAAGGTCAACAGACCTTTTCACTCATGGTCAAAGATCAAGTGACTGGGTCACTAACTACTGAG TTCACCTACCTGGAGCCCAGCGAGGTACGTAGTTGGCAGACGCCCACGCCGGCCCCTACTAAGAGAGTGGAGATGGACCGCACTGTGATGCCCTGTGGCACCATTGTTACCACTGTCACTGCTGTGAGGAGCAAACCAGGACGACCTTTAGCACCTG AATCCAGATCGCCTTCTAAAAACAAGCTGGCGGAGAGAAGGGTGTCGGAGCAGACATCATTACTTGGAGCCAAAGTTAGCAAAGCCCTGTCATCATCAGATACAG AGTTATTGATCTTAAACGGGACCGACCCTGTAGCCGAGGCTGCCATCAGACAGCTTCACGAGTCGGCAAAACAGAAGCTCAAATCTCCTGTCAAAAAGAGCACCATCATCATCTCAGGAGTGGCCAAG GCCCCTCTGACACAGGATGAGGAGATGAGTCTGATGGCAGGATATGCAGCTGCGATGGACGCTTCAATGTCCGAGGCATCAGAGGGCACCAGCAGCGAAGTGTTTCCATCAGAAACCGTGGCAGAACCCAGCGTTCTCGAACCCATGGAGTCTCTGGCTGGTGCGAATGGCACAGACCACATGGAGGACTGGGAGAGCCAGGCCGGAGAGGACCCGGATGAAGATAAAACGTCTCTGTCCCTCTGTATCTCTGAAACggattccaaaaaagaaaaag GCAGCTTCCTGCACAAGAGTGCCAAGCTATTTTTCAGGCGGCGACATCAACGAAAGGAGCCTGGAATGAGCCAGTCCCACAATGACCTGCAGTACTTGGAGCATCCCGAGGCGGCCATGATGGGCGACAGGGAAAAGAGGACGGCCACCTTCAGGCGTATCATCAACCGCAAGCTTCTACCCAGAAGCAAGAGCAAAGCCAACGGCACAGTGAGAGAACCGCCCACATGA
- the LOC113054424 gene encoding C2 domain-containing protein 2-like isoform X1 — MSSTEGVFSWVGDWQWLCMVTLFLASVVTLIIYLVLYFSNQPPVEKTHLSRVDSEEADGILCWVLSLKNWKSQWRRAWLRSLSEEARRSQSGIQLTFEEDGVQSSELAVDQVSSFTKTPGQKNVLCQVVGNKLQFSLSALPSSASSETPLRYSVKISPLRLQLALRMKEVNEEVEISWRVLHLNSVDLQLTPSFMQKARDTQFMFQGDCESLSEAAVKDMLRQVLSRTQASVTLSSRSADSAEVQEVRNKTSQVTLPPKPPRAHEWKLLVKNIRVTCKQEDGAAGGMDPQCILQLDDPPQKITSSVLTNTCTPAWDQPFIFELSGRSKELNIQVLDNGKPRETALLGQVSVPFDLVKKHPKGQQTFSLMVKDQVTGSLTTEFTYLEPSEVRSWQTPTPAPTKRVEMDRTVMPCGTIVTTVTAVRSKPGRPLAPESRSPSKNKLAERRVSEQTSLLGAKVSKALSSSDTELLILNGTDPVAEAAIRQLHESAKQKLKSPVKKSTIIISGVAKAPLTQDEEMSLMAGYAAAMDASMSEASEGTSSEVFPSETVAEPSVLEPMESLAGANGTDHMEDWESQAGEDPDEDKTSLSLCISETDSKKEKGSFLHKSAKLFFRRRHQRKEPGMSQSHNDLQYLEHPEAAMMGDREKRTATFRRIINRKLLPRSKSKANGTVREPPT, encoded by the exons ATGTCGTCTACGGAGGGTGTTTTCTCCTGGGTGGGTGACTGGCAGTGGCTCTGCATGGTCACTCTCTTTCTGGCCTCTGTTGTCACTTTGATTATATACTTGGTGCTGTATTTTTCAAACCAACCTCCTGTTGAGAAAACACATCTCAGTCGTGTGGATTCAGAGGAGGCTGATGGGATTTTATGCTGGGTGCTCTCTCTGAAAAACTGGAAGAGTCAGTGGAGACGAGCTTGGTTAAGGAGCCTCAGTGAAGAAGCTAGGAGATCACAG AGCGGGATTCAGCTAACATTTGAAGAAGATGGTGTTCAGTCATCAGAACTGGCTGTGGACCAGGTTTCAAGCTTTACAAAAACACCCGGTCAAAAG AATGTCCTGTGTCAGGTGGTCGGAAACAAGCTGCAGTTTTCTCTCAGTGCTTTACCGAGCTCAGCGTCTTCAGAAACCCCCTTGAGATACAGTGTGAAGATATCTCCGCTTCGTCTCCAG CTGGCCCTACGGATGAAAGAAGTGAACGAGGAGGTGGAGATTTCCTGGAGGGTGCTTCACCTGAACTCTGTAGATTTGCAGCTGACGCCAAGTTTTATGCAG aaagcaCGTGACACTCAGTTTATGTTTCAGGGAGATTGTGAAAGTCTAAGTGAAGCCGCTGTGAAAGACATGCTCAGACAGGTCTTGAGTCGAACTCAAGCATCCGTTACTTTGAGCAGCCGCTCTGCAGATTCTGCAGAAGTCCAG GAAGTAAGGAACAAGACCTCGCAGGTGACCTTACCCCCAAAGCCCCCGCGAGCTCATGAGTGGAAACTATTAGTGAAGAACATCCGGGTCACATGCAAACAGGAGGATGGTGCTGCAG GCGGCATGGATCCCCAGTGTATCCTCCAATTGGATGATCCTCCTCAGAAGATCACCAGTTCAGTCTTGACTAACACATGCACCCCAGCCTGGGACCAGCCCTTTATATT TGAGCTTAGCGGACGGTCAAAAGAGCTGAATATTCAGGTTTTGGATAACGGCAAGCCTCGGGAGA CTGCTTTGTTAGGGCAGGTATCTGTGCCTTTTGATCTAGTGAAGAAACACCCCAAAGGTCAACAGACCTTTTCACTCATGGTCAAAGATCAAGTGACTGGGTCACTAACTACTGAG TTCACCTACCTGGAGCCCAGCGAGGTACGTAGTTGGCAGACGCCCACGCCGGCCCCTACTAAGAGAGTGGAGATGGACCGCACTGTGATGCCCTGTGGCACCATTGTTACCACTGTCACTGCTGTGAGGAGCAAACCAGGACGACCTTTAGCACCTG AATCCAGATCGCCTTCTAAAAACAAGCTGGCGGAGAGAAGGGTGTCGGAGCAGACATCATTACTTGGAGCCAAAGTTAGCAAAGCCCTGTCATCATCAGATACAG AGTTATTGATCTTAAACGGGACCGACCCTGTAGCCGAGGCTGCCATCAGACAGCTTCACGAGTCGGCAAAACAGAAGCTCAAATCTCCTGTCAAAAAGAGCACCATCATCATCTCAGGAGTGGCCAAG GCCCCTCTGACACAGGATGAGGAGATGAGTCTGATGGCAGGATATGCAGCTGCGATGGACGCTTCAATGTCCGAGGCATCAGAGGGCACCAGCAGCGAAGTGTTTCCATCAGAAACCGTGGCAGAACCCAGCGTTCTCGAACCCATGGAGTCTCTGGCTGGTGCGAATGGCACAGACCACATGGAGGACTGGGAGAGCCAGGCCGGAGAGGACCCGGATGAAGATAAAACGTCTCTGTCCCTCTGTATCTCTGAAACggattccaaaaaagaaaaag GCAGCTTCCTGCACAAGAGTGCCAAGCTATTTTTCAGGCGGCGACATCAACGAAAGGAGCCTGGAATGAGCCAGTCCCACAATGACCTGCAGTACTTGGAGCATCCCGAGGCGGCCATGATGGGCGACAGGGAAAAGAGGACGGCCACCTTCAGGCGTATCATCAACCGCAAGCTTCTACCCAGAAGCAAGAGCAAAGCCAACGGCACAGTGAGAGAACCGCCCACATGA